In Flavobacterium luteolum, the DNA window GTGGTCTAAAAACAAATATAATCAATAAATGTTTTCTGCCACGAATTACACGAATTCACACGATTTATTTTTTTTCCACTCCCGATAGCTATCGGAATAATCGGATTTAAAAGGATTATAATTAGTGATACTTTTTTTAATCTGGGGAAGAAATTTTTCACGCAGATTTAGCAGATTATAAAAAAAAAATTAATTCGTGTGAATTCGTGTAATTCGTGGCAAATCTACTTTTTCTACACTTTCATATAAATGGAATAATTAGTGAAAATTTAGGAGTTTCGTGGCAAACCTTTTTTTAAATTTGAAAAAAAGAAATTCCGAAATGAGCCTAAATTTAAAAAACCTGGTTTCAGTACTTAATGCCAAATGGATTGGTACAAATGCTGATGTTTTAATCGATCATATTTCAATTGACAGCCGTTCACTTCAAAACGGATCACAGACTTTATTTTTTGCTCTAGCCGGTGTTAACAACGATGCGCATTTGTTTATTCCAGATTTAATAGAAAACGGAGTTCAGAATTTTGTTGTTCAGTATATTCCAGATGGTTACATAGACAAAGCTAATTTTTTAGTTGTTGATAATGCACTTCTAGCACTTCAGGAATTTGCGGCTTATTACAGAAATCTTTTCCATTTTCCAGTTATCGGATTAACAGGGAGCAATGGCAAAACAATCGTAAAAGAATGGCTTAATTTCTTATTGAGCCCTGATTATAATATTATTAGAAGTCCAAAAAGCTACAACTCACAAGTTGGAGTTCCGCTTTCGGTTATTGGTATTAACGAAAAACATAATTTAGGCATTTTCGAAGCTGGAATTTCGACAGTTAACGAAATGATTCATCTTGAAAAAATAATTAAACCTACAATTGGTGTGCTTACTAATATTGGAAGTGCACACGATGAAGGGTTTTTAAATTTAGTGCAGAAGATTGATGAGAAATTACTTTTGTTTAAAGATTGTCCAATAATTATATATCAAAAAACTGAAGTTGTAGAATCATGTCTGACTCAGTTTGCAGCAGAATATATGATTCATCCTCGAAAGCTTTTTTCTTGGAGTTTTACAGATAAAAAAGCAGACGTTTTTATTGAAAAAAGAGAATGTAAAAACGATCATACTTTTATTCAATATCAATATAAAAATGAAATTTTCAATTTAGAAATTCCGTTTAATGATTCGGCTTCTATAGAAAATGCTATTTCCTGTTTATTGGTTTTACTACATTTTAATTATAATCAAGAAACTATTCAAAGCCGAATTGAGATGCTTTATCCAGTTCGAATGCGACTTGAAGTAAAAAACGGAATCAACAATTGCAGTATTATTGATGATAGTTACAGTTCCGATTTCCAGTCGCTTAAAATTGCTTTGGATTTCTTGGAAAGCCAAAAGAAAAAAGGCGCTTCAAAAACTGTTATTTTATCTGATATTTTCCAAAGCGGATTTGCAAACGAAGAATTGTATTCTAAAGTTGCCCAGTTAATTTCAGACAATAAAATAAACCGCATAATTGGTATTGGCGCAACGATTTCTTCTTTTGCGGCTAAATTTCCAAACAGTACAATGTTTCAAAATACAGCCGATTTTATAGCTGACATCGATAATCTGAATTTCAATAATGAAACGATTCTAATAAAAGGAGCTAGATCTTTTCAGTTTGAAGAGATTGTTTCGCTTCTTGAAGAGAAAACACACGAAACAGTTCTTGAAATTAATCTCGATGCTATTAGCCATAACTTTAATTATTACAAGTCAAAACTGGCGCCAAATGTCAAAATGATGGTTATGGTAAAAGCATTTGGTTACGGAAACGGCGGTTTAGAAATTGCCAAACTTTTAGAACATCATAAAGTAGATTATTTGGGAGTGGCTTTTGCCGATGAAGGAATAACGTTGAAAAATGGAGGGATAAAAGTTCCTATTATGGTTTTGAATCCAGAATCGACTAGTTTTCCATCTATGATTCAATATCAGTTAGAACCTGAAATATATAGCTTAAAAGGGTTAAATGCCTTTTTGAAAATTGCACGCGAAAAGAACTTAAAAGATTATCCAATTCATATCAAAATGGACACAGGAATGCATCGTTTAGGTTTTGAAAACAATACAATCGATGAACTGATT includes these proteins:
- a CDS encoding bifunctional UDP-N-acetylmuramoyl-tripeptide:D-alanyl-D-alanine ligase/alanine racemase, coding for MSLNLKNLVSVLNAKWIGTNADVLIDHISIDSRSLQNGSQTLFFALAGVNNDAHLFIPDLIENGVQNFVVQYIPDGYIDKANFLVVDNALLALQEFAAYYRNLFHFPVIGLTGSNGKTIVKEWLNFLLSPDYNIIRSPKSYNSQVGVPLSVIGINEKHNLGIFEAGISTVNEMIHLEKIIKPTIGVLTNIGSAHDEGFLNLVQKIDEKLLLFKDCPIIIYQKTEVVESCLTQFAAEYMIHPRKLFSWSFTDKKADVFIEKRECKNDHTFIQYQYKNEIFNLEIPFNDSASIENAISCLLVLLHFNYNQETIQSRIEMLYPVRMRLEVKNGINNCSIIDDSYSSDFQSLKIALDFLESQKKKGASKTVILSDIFQSGFANEELYSKVAQLISDNKINRIIGIGATISSFAAKFPNSTMFQNTADFIADIDNLNFNNETILIKGARSFQFEEIVSLLEEKTHETVLEINLDAISHNFNYYKSKLAPNVKMMVMVKAFGYGNGGLEIAKLLEHHKVDYLGVAFADEGITLKNGGIKVPIMVLNPESTSFPSMIQYQLEPEIYSLKGLNAFLKIAREKNLKDYPIHIKMDTGMHRLGFENNTIDELIATLKGNSTVRVQSILSHLATSDDPKHFDFVRQQIALFEKLSSKLITALNINPIRHTLNTSGISNFPDAQYSMVRLGIGLYGVSNDPAEQKYLENVGTLKSIISQIRTIPAGDSVGYGRRFMADRETKIATIPIGYADGISRLWGNEIGYVTIKNQKAKIVGSVCMDMLMVNVSHIDCKEGDSVIIFGESPTVIEMAVALKTIPYEIMTSISQRVKRVFFR